The sequence below is a genomic window from Melioribacteraceae bacterium.
ATAATGCTGAATACTTTGCTGACCATCTCGAGTTTACAAAAAATTATTTCAATAAAGTTTCTAACGGCAAAGTAAAAATTGATTATCAAGTTTTACCGGATGTCATTACTGTTTCAAAAACTATGAGGGAATACGTTCCCGTATACAATTCGAATGATTTTTCACCGATGGCAGATTTCTCTTTGGAGGTATGGCAGCTGGCAGGGCAGCGGAATCCGGATTTTAATTTCTCCGGTTATAATCTCTTTATGATCTTCCATGCAGGTATCAGCAATGCAATTGGCGACGGTGCACCGTTGATTAACCGTAATATGCCCTCTCTATATCTCGGCTTGGAATCTCTTAAACAAATCTACGGTAATCAATTCAATGGTTTCCCGATTGGTAACAATAATTTCCTTATTCAAAACACCATTATAATGCCGGAGACCGAATCGAGGGAAGCAACTGCAATTGACAATTCTGTTTTACTGATCGAATATTCTATTAACGGTTTATTGGTTGGAAACATTGCCAGTTATCTCGGTTTGCCGGATCTTTTTAACACTGAGACTTCTAAAAGTGCGATCGGAAGATTCGGATTGATGGACCCGCAGGCACTGTTGGCAAATTCCGGAATGTTTCCTCCCGAACCATCCCCCTGGGAGAAAATCTTCTTAGGATGGGAGAGCCCTGTTGTTATTAATCCGGCTGATAAAAAAATCTCGATTGCCGCCAGATTAAGTGCCTCTTCCGGAGACACGACTTTAATTAAGATTCCTCTCAATTCAACAGAATATTTTCTGATTGAAAATCGTAATCAGGATTCGAGAAATGATAACCTGAAAATAACTTATAAACAGAACGGTATAATCAGCACTAAAATAATTGAAGCAGATACAAGCGGAATCTTTATCGCTGAGCGAAAAAGTGTTAACGGTATCCCGGGCGGTGTTGTTCTGGACGCGGATGAATATGATGCCGCTCTGCCCGGAAACGGAATCGTTATCTGGCATGTTGATGAAAAAGTAATTAACGAGAAGATCCAGGTAAATAAAATAAATGCAGATCCCGACAGGCGAGGTGTAAGAGTTGTTGAAGCAGACGGCATAAGGGATATCGGCGAAACATTCTATTCAATTTTCGGTGAACTGATAGACGACGGCAGCAGAGAGGATTTCTGGTTTAAAGGTAATAAGGCAAGGCTTTATAAAAACAGGTTTGCATTCGAAACCAAACCAAGCAGCAGAACTAACGACGGATCTAACAGTTTAATCACACTAGAAAATTTTTCAGATCTTTCGGAAAAAATATCCTTTAACTTAAGCTTCGGCTCAGACAATCTTGTTCTTGAATACAATATTTCAATTCCTGTATTAAATGATCTTAAAAGCCTATCATCTGTTCAGACAGGAAATCTATTCTCAGTCTATCTGCTCGATGGTACAGATTTGCATCGCACGGATATTTATACAGGTATAACCAAATCATTTCCAGGCTTCAGCACATTTCAAACGGCGGTTTATAATGACGGCAACAATGAATATGCTGCCGGGGTTAATGGAAACAGACTGAATCTAAATACAACGATAAACGGAAATGCGGAATACTCATATCACTATTTTAATACTCCGATTACATCACCGCCGCTAATAATTAAAAGTGCGGGTATTGTTAAAATTCTTTTCGGAACATCGGATGGTAAAGTAATCCAAATTAATGTAAACGAATTTATCTCATCACATCATTCACTTGGTATAAATTCATTTCAGGTAGATAACAAACCGGTACTTCAGGTAAGTGCGGATGAAAATTATTTCTCCGCTGTCAGTGAAAATACTTTTAGTGATTCGGGTTCAAAAATTGTTTCAATCAATAAAAAAATAAAACAGCTTGCCCTTTCAAAATCTGCCGACGGCGGTTATCAGAACGTAATCCTTTATGAAGATTCTGAAGTGAAAGTAATTAAGGATGGAATAATCACCGGGTCGTTTTATTTGCCTGTTAACGGAATTTCCGGCTTCTCTTTAGCCGATCTTTTTGGTGACGGAAATAATTATCTGCTGTTCAGCAGCGGTTCTAAAGTCTATGCAGTGAATTTTAACGGATCGGTTGCAGAAGGTTTTCCAGTAGTCCTTAATAATAATTCTTCATTTACCGGTGTACCGCTTGCGCTCGATCTTGGAAATGATGGAGATGTGGATATATTTTTATTTACAGTGTCAGGCGATCTTTACGGACTTAATTCCTCGAGCGGGAAATTGTTGTCTTCCTATCCGGTAACAGCAGGGGGCGGGGCATTCGTTATACCTGCCTTGCTAAAGGAGGAACTTCCTTCGGCCGGACCAATGGCAAAATACAAACCGTTATTACCAGTAGCTGATAAATCCGGGAATCTTAAAATCTTTTCATTAGCCGGAATAATTGGAAAAGAATTCTGGATTAACAGGTTCGGTAATTCTGCCAATACTTCCTTTACAAACCAGGCGGGAATCGAAAATAAGTCCCAAGAGTTTTTCCCGGTCGAAAAAGCTTATAATTGGCCAAATCCTGTTTACGGTTCCGAAACTTTTATTCGTTATTATGTTTCAGAAGATTCAGATGTTAATATTAAAATATTCGACCTGGCGGGGGATCTTGCGGCAGAACTATCCGATAAGGCCAGAGGAGGTCTGGACAACGAAACAAAATGGGACGTATCACGGATTCAGAGCGGAGTTTATTTCGCACGGATTGAAGTAAAAGGATTGAGTGGTATATCATCATCCAAATTGATAAAAATTGCTGTGATCAAATAATAGAACACGATGAAAAAAAAGCTAAGAAAAAATACTGGATTTAAGAATATGCTTATTCGCCCTGTTCGGCTTTTAAGTGTTCTATTTCTGTTGATCTCTTTTACTTACCCTGTCTATTCGCAATTCAATGAGTATAATCCGGATTATAACTGGTATACCATAAGGGGCAAATACGTTCGGGTTCATTACCATCAGGAAGCCGAGAGAACCGCAAAAACTGTTGCTAAAATTGCTGATGAAATCTGGGAACCGATTACTTCACTCTATCAGTATGAACCGGATGTGGTTGATTATGTGATTAAAGATATTGATGACTATTCGAACGGAGCGACTTTCTTCTTCGACAACAAAATTGAAATTTGGGCCTCCTCACTCGACTTCGACCTTCGGGGTACACACAACTGGCTCCGGAATGTGATCTCTCATGAGTTTACACATCTTGTCCAGATTCAGGCTGGAATGAAATTAGTGAGAACGGTTCCGGTACTCTATTTTCAGTTCCTGAATTATGAGGACAGACGCAGACCCGATATACTTTACGGGTTCCCGAATTTTATAGCATCATATCCTATACCGACTATTAATATACCTGCCTGGTTTGCCGAAGGTACAGCTCAATACATGCGCAAGGAGTTTAATTACGATAACTGGGATTCTCACCGGGATATGATCCTCAGGTCTTATGCCCTGGATAATAGAATGCTTACATGGAATCAGATGGGTGTTTTTGATAAGACAAGTTTGGGTAACGAATCGGTTTACAATTCCGGTTTTGCTCTCACGCGATATATCGCGCAGAAATACGGCGAGGATAAATTAAGGGAAATTTCCAAAGAAGTCGGGCGGTTAACAACTTTTACAATTGACGCGGCATTCGAAAAAATTTTAGGTAAATCCGGAAATCAGGTTTATGATGAATGGAGCAGTTTTCTTAAATCGGATTATGCCGGTAGAATTAAGGATGTTGAAAAAAATAAAATCACCGGTAAAATGATTGCTCCTACAGGATTTGGAAATTTCTATCCTGTCTTTTCGGATGACGGTAAAAAGGTTCTCTATCTTTCAAATAAAACGAGTGATTATTTCAGCCTTTCCTCGGTCTATTTATATGATTTAACTACAGGAGAAGATAAGAGAGTAATCTCCAATGTAAGGTCCACTGTAAGTTTTATCCCCGGGCAGAATAAAATTGTATATGCAAAGCTGAGCGATGACAATCCTAAATGGACAACTATTCACGATCTGTATGTTTATGATATCGATTCTGAAAAGGAGAATCGTCTCACATTCGGGTGGCGCGCGAATAATCCTTCAATATCTTCCGATGGTCAAAAAATTGTATTTATTTTCCAGAACGACGGTACTGTCAATCTCGGTATATGCGATATCGACGGTAAAAATTTTCGAAAACTTACATTTTTCAACAAAGGTGAACAGCTTTACAATCCGAAATTTTCTGCAGACAATTCTTATATCTACTTCGACTATTCATACCACGATAACCGTGATATAGCACGAATTGGAGTTGACGGGGCCAATTTTGAAATGATCACTAATTCTCCTGTTGATGAACGTCACCCGTTTCAAGCTCAGGATGGAAAGCTTTATTACTCCAGTGACGAGACTGGAATATTTAATATCTATTCAGTTGATCTTTTAACAGGTTCTAAGAATCAGCATACTAATGTAACTGGCGGTGCTTTTATGCCTGCACGAAATAGCTATGGGGAAATTGTATATGCCGGTTACACGTCCGAAGGTTATAAAATTTTTCTGATTGAGAACGAAGAACAGAAAAAAGTCGATTCTTCATTGAAATACAAATGGGTCAATAATCCTCCGCTCGATGAAGACAAACCGAACGGTGATATCATAAAATTCAATATTTCGTCACTTCGTAATTTCGACGATCTTTCGCTTCCGGATTATAAACCGGAAAAGTACTCAGGTTTCTTTTCGAGCATCAGTTTTTTCCCTTTCATCCGGATCGATAATTACAATACCTCCAGCTCAAGCTGGGATAGGATTAAACCGGGTGTCTATTTAACATCCAGCGACATATTAAACCGGTTCTCATTTTTCGGTTCGGCTTCACTTAACAAAAAAATGGAAAGAGATCTCTATTTCCTCTTCGAGTACCGGGATAAATTTCCGATTCTTTATTCACTCGGGCTCAAACCGGAATGGGGGCTTGAACTCTTCAGCATCAGCCGTAAAGCCGGTTTCGATATCGAGTTCGGAGTTGATTCAACTTTTACTCCGCCAAGAATTGACTATAAAGTCCCGGTCAACGTAACATACAATCTTTTTGAAGTCGATTTTATCTCCCGCCATAAAATTTTCACAGAAGGTAATAAAATTGAACTTAGATTTATTTACAGCCAGTACGTTTCTACACTTGAGAGTTTTATTATCCCCGAGACCAACAATTCACTCTATCCAACTTCAAACGACAAATATTTTATAGGCAGGAATTTTCAATTAAAGTACACGCATGAAGGTATTATCCCCAATATTGACACTGATATAAATCCGGTCGGGAGAAAAATTGATTTTCAGTATAATTATGAATTCAACCGTTATAATAATGAAGGTAATTACGAAGTAGCCGACGGAATTCTTAAGCCTCTGTACAACGAATATAATTTTCACCGACTCGAATTGAACTGGAGGGAGTATTTTGATCTTGGCCGCAAACATACTTTAACTCTGCAATTCCGTGGAGGTACAATTCTCGGACCCGAAGTACCGGACTTTTTCGATTTTTACCTTGGCGGACTGATTGGAATGAAGAGCTATCCTTTCTATGCTGTAAGCGGTAATGAACTAGGCTGGATAAATCTAACTTACCGATTTCCGGTTCTTACAAATATTGATACAAGGGTAGGGCATCTTTATATCGATAAAATTTATTTCTCTGTCTACGGTGATTTTGGAAACGCCTGGAACGGTAAATTCCCAGGGCTCAGTGAGTTTAAAAAAGGCGTAGGGGCAGAATTAAGAATTAAGATGAATTCATTTTATCTTTTCCCTACCAGCATCTTTTTTAATGCCGCATATTCATTCGATCAATTTACACGATTAATTCGTGGCGAAAATGTAACTTATGGTAAAGAATTCAGGTTCTATGGCGGAATACTGTTCGATTTCAGTCTATAACAATCCGGGCACCCGATGAAAAAATTTCTTCTTATATTCTCAATTACTGCGACAGTCCTTTATTCACAGGAAAATAATATCACATTGAGCGGAGAACTTCTCTACGATTCTCAGATTGTCTCATCAATAATTCAGATTGAGAATAAAATTGAACAACAATCCGGAGTAGATAATCGAAAATCGCCTCTTCTAGCCGCTGCTTTATCATTTGCCCTTCCCGGCGCAGGTGAGTTCTATTCTGAGCAATATCTGAAATCGGCCATTTTTATTGCTGCTGAAATCGCGGCGATTGCTGTCGGACTGATTTACGATAAAAAGGGGGACGATCAGACAGAGTCGTTCCAGAATTACGCTCATACTCACTGGGATGTAAAAAGATACGCGAGATGGACAATAAAAAACGCGGCATCAATTAATCCGCTTGTGAATTCCGCCGAATATAGTGTTTTTGATAATAACGGGAATGTTGTCTGGTCTGAATTAAACCGGCTGGAAAGCGCAATCGGAAAATATTATTCACATCGACTTGCACCATACAGGGATCAGCAGTATTACGAGATGATCGGGAAATATCCACAATTTAATGTAGGATGGGATGATTTCGGTGATGAGAATACGCCGTTCATTTACGGTGATCCTCTTACATCAAATTTTCTTTTCTATTCCGGAGAGCGGGGGAAAGCAAATGATTATTATAATATTGCCTCTACAGCTGTTATTGTAATTGTTGCAAATCATATTTTAAGCGCTGTAGATGCTGCCTGGTCTGCTGCCAGTTTTAATAAAAGTCTTTTACTCTCTTCCGAAATTAAAAAAGTGGAATTAGGATTTAGGACATTTTATTTCCCTCAGTTAAATTTACGGTACAACTTTTAGAATTTTTTTAACAGCACGATATCTAATATGAAAGAACCAGTAGTTGTTATTGTCGGAAGACCGAATGTAGGAAAGTCGACTCTTTTTAACCGTCTTACAAAAAGCAGCACATCAATAGTAGATGACGTAAGCGGTGTTACCCGCGACAGGATATATGGAGACGTTGAATGGAACGGAAAGCATTTCCGGTTGATTGATACCGGCGGGTATGTTCCAGATTCCGAAGATTTATTTGAATCCGCCATACGCGAACAGGTCGAGATTGCGCTCGAGGAATCCGACGCAATTCTGTTTGTTGTAGACGGCCGCCTCGGTTTGACGCCTTTCGATAAAGAAATCGCCTCTATGCTTCGCAGGTCCTCCAGGCCTTATTACCTGCTTGTAAATAAATCCGATACAGCTGAACTTGGAAACTACAAAAATGATTTTTACGAACTCGGTTTTGAGCATATCTACGATGTATCGGCGCTTAACGGTCGAAATCTCGGCGATTTTTTGGATGATCTTCAGGATCATCTCCCGTTTCCCGATGAAAAATCGGTGCCGGATTCCAGACTCCGTCTTTCGTTTATCGGACGGCCGAATGTCGGCAAATCCTCTCTTGTAAATGCATTGCTCGGATTCGATAGGAGCATTGTCACTAATATACCGGGCACAACGCGCGACAGCATCGACTCAGTCCTGAAATATTACAACGAAGAAATTATCCTTGTTGATACTGCCGGATTAAGGAAAAAAACTAAAGTAAAAGAGAATATTGAATTCTTTGCGAGTGTGAGAACTTACAGGGCTTTATGGGATAGCGATGTTGCGGTTCTGCTTATTGATGCCGAAGTCGGGATGGAAAATCAGGACCAGAAAATTATTCAGGAAGCGGTAAGAAGAAGGAAGGGTCTTATCATTGCAATAAATAAATGGGACCTTATTGAAAAAGAGACTAATACGGCAAAACAATTTGAAATTGCTGTGAAAGAAAAGGTTGGCTCTGCCGATTATATTCCAATTATTACGATTTCAGCGCTTACAAAGCAACGTATTTATAAACTGATCGACCTCGCTAAAAAGATCAATGAGGAAAGGAAGAAAAAAATTCCTACCAGTCATCTCAACGATGTGCTGTTGCCTTTAATAGCAGCGACTCCTCCGCCGGCTTCGCCTACCGGAAGAGAAGTGAAAATAAAATATATCACACAGGTTGGAGAACATTATCCGATCTTCCTCTTTTTCGCTAATGAGCATAAATTTATTCCCGAACATTACAGGCGGTTTCTGGAGCGCATGATCCGTCAGAATTTCGGATTTGAAGGCGTCCCGATGACAATTTCATTCAAAGAAAAATAATCTCTTTATCGAAAAAATTATCACTCTCTATTATACTTCCTCCATATCCATTAAATCTGAAATTAGTTATATTTCCTGCAGAATAATTAGACATTGACCAGATGTTGGTACCTAAAAACATAATGATTATTGGTGGAAATGCCGCGGGACCTGCTGCTGCGGCAAAAGCAAAACGCATTGCTCCCGTCGCCAATGTTGTTATGTTCGAAGCAGGCGATTTTATCTCTACCGGTACATGTGAATTACCGTATCTGCTTTCTGGTGACATAAGGGATTATAAAAAGATTGTTTTTTTCAATCCGGAATCATTTGAAAAGGAGAAAGGTGTTAAAGTATTAACGAACCATCTCGTTGAAAAAATAGATAGATCTTCTAAACGAATTCTTGTTAGAAACCTGATTTCGAACCATTCATTCGAACAGAATTACGATAAACTCGTTCTTGCCACCGGTTCAAAACCCAAATTAATTCCTCAGATCCCCCTTGATGCCGAAAATGTTTTTTATTTGAAATCAGTAAAAGATTACTTAAGAATTAGAAACTACTTGGACAATAATCCGGTAAGCAGGATCTTAATTGTAGGAGCAGGATATATCGGACTCGAATCTGCAGAAGCATTCAAAAGACTATCCTATCAAGTTACAATACTTGAAAAAGAGAGTCTTCCGATGCCCGGTGTAGATGAGGAGGTACGGCACCTCATTCTCGATATTATTATTAAAAACGGGACGGAATTTTTCGGCAGAGTGAATGAACTTAAATTCGGATTAAACGGAAACAGGATAACTTCTTTAACTTACGACGGTTACACCCGTGAGTTTGACCTCATAATTCTTTCTCCGGGAGTAGAGCCTAATAATTCACTCGCGATTGCCTCCAAACTGAATACCGGCAAATTCGGCGGTTTACGAGTCGATCAGAAACTCAAAACTTCAGATCCGAATATTTTCGCTGCCGGTGATAATGTGGAGGTCGTTAACAGAATTACAGGTCAGTTCGATTATTTCCCGATCGCTACCCTTGCACAGCAATTTGGTCATGTTGCCGGGGAGAACGCAGCGGGTGGCAACACATTAATTTATCCGGTCGTAAAAAATATTGCTGTTAAAATCTTCGATAAGATACTGGTCCAGGTCGGATTAAATGAGAGAGAAGTTGCGGTACTAAAGAAAAGCACAATTTCTGTCAAAGCGGTTGCTCCAAATCTTATTAAGGTTATGCCCGGTTCCGAAAACATTTTCGGTAAGCTGATTATAGATCGTTCCACCAGAAGAATTTACGGCGGCGTATTTCTGGGCGGAAGAGAAGTATCGGGTTATGGCGACTTAATAGCCGCGTTTAT
It includes:
- a CDS encoding T9SS type A sorting domain-containing protein — encoded protein: MKNFFLVILFLTGLGSISAQSFVKHSVSQLNPNHRNNINSDSIKILAVMVDFQEDRYDGTTGTGKFGSHFTRAYGDTILDPLPHNAEYFADHLEFTKNYFNKVSNGKVKIDYQVLPDVITVSKTMREYVPVYNSNDFSPMADFSLEVWQLAGQRNPDFNFSGYNLFMIFHAGISNAIGDGAPLINRNMPSLYLGLESLKQIYGNQFNGFPIGNNNFLIQNTIIMPETESREATAIDNSVLLIEYSINGLLVGNIASYLGLPDLFNTETSKSAIGRFGLMDPQALLANSGMFPPEPSPWEKIFLGWESPVVINPADKKISIAARLSASSGDTTLIKIPLNSTEYFLIENRNQDSRNDNLKITYKQNGIISTKIIEADTSGIFIAERKSVNGIPGGVVLDADEYDAALPGNGIVIWHVDEKVINEKIQVNKINADPDRRGVRVVEADGIRDIGETFYSIFGELIDDGSREDFWFKGNKARLYKNRFAFETKPSSRTNDGSNSLITLENFSDLSEKISFNLSFGSDNLVLEYNISIPVLNDLKSLSSVQTGNLFSVYLLDGTDLHRTDIYTGITKSFPGFSTFQTAVYNDGNNEYAAGVNGNRLNLNTTINGNAEYSYHYFNTPITSPPLIIKSAGIVKILFGTSDGKVIQINVNEFISSHHSLGINSFQVDNKPVLQVSADENYFSAVSENTFSDSGSKIVSINKKIKQLALSKSADGGYQNVILYEDSEVKVIKDGIITGSFYLPVNGISGFSLADLFGDGNNYLLFSSGSKVYAVNFNGSVAEGFPVVLNNNSSFTGVPLALDLGNDGDVDIFLFTVSGDLYGLNSSSGKLLSSYPVTAGGGAFVIPALLKEELPSAGPMAKYKPLLPVADKSGNLKIFSLAGIIGKEFWINRFGNSANTSFTNQAGIENKSQEFFPVEKAYNWPNPVYGSETFIRYYVSEDSDVNIKIFDLAGDLAAELSDKARGGLDNETKWDVSRIQSGVYFARIEVKGLSGISSSKLIKIAVIK
- a CDS encoding biopolymer transporter Tol, producing the protein MKKKLRKNTGFKNMLIRPVRLLSVLFLLISFTYPVYSQFNEYNPDYNWYTIRGKYVRVHYHQEAERTAKTVAKIADEIWEPITSLYQYEPDVVDYVIKDIDDYSNGATFFFDNKIEIWASSLDFDLRGTHNWLRNVISHEFTHLVQIQAGMKLVRTVPVLYFQFLNYEDRRRPDILYGFPNFIASYPIPTINIPAWFAEGTAQYMRKEFNYDNWDSHRDMILRSYALDNRMLTWNQMGVFDKTSLGNESVYNSGFALTRYIAQKYGEDKLREISKEVGRLTTFTIDAAFEKILGKSGNQVYDEWSSFLKSDYAGRIKDVEKNKITGKMIAPTGFGNFYPVFSDDGKKVLYLSNKTSDYFSLSSVYLYDLTTGEDKRVISNVRSTVSFIPGQNKIVYAKLSDDNPKWTTIHDLYVYDIDSEKENRLTFGWRANNPSISSDGQKIVFIFQNDGTVNLGICDIDGKNFRKLTFFNKGEQLYNPKFSADNSYIYFDYSYHDNRDIARIGVDGANFEMITNSPVDERHPFQAQDGKLYYSSDETGIFNIYSVDLLTGSKNQHTNVTGGAFMPARNSYGEIVYAGYTSEGYKIFLIENEEQKKVDSSLKYKWVNNPPLDEDKPNGDIIKFNISSLRNFDDLSLPDYKPEKYSGFFSSISFFPFIRIDNYNTSSSSWDRIKPGVYLTSSDILNRFSFFGSASLNKKMERDLYFLFEYRDKFPILYSLGLKPEWGLELFSISRKAGFDIEFGVDSTFTPPRIDYKVPVNVTYNLFEVDFISRHKIFTEGNKIELRFIYSQYVSTLESFIIPETNNSLYPTSNDKYFIGRNFQLKYTHEGIIPNIDTDINPVGRKIDFQYNYEFNRYNNEGNYEVADGILKPLYNEYNFHRLELNWREYFDLGRKHTLTLQFRGGTILGPEVPDFFDFYLGGLIGMKSYPFYAVSGNELGWINLTYRFPVLTNIDTRVGHLYIDKIYFSVYGDFGNAWNGKFPGLSEFKKGVGAELRIKMNSFYLFPTSIFFNAAYSFDQFTRLIRGENVTYGKEFRFYGGILFDFSL
- the der gene encoding ribosome biogenesis GTPase Der, translated to MKEPVVVIVGRPNVGKSTLFNRLTKSSTSIVDDVSGVTRDRIYGDVEWNGKHFRLIDTGGYVPDSEDLFESAIREQVEIALEESDAILFVVDGRLGLTPFDKEIASMLRRSSRPYYLLVNKSDTAELGNYKNDFYELGFEHIYDVSALNGRNLGDFLDDLQDHLPFPDEKSVPDSRLRLSFIGRPNVGKSSLVNALLGFDRSIVTNIPGTTRDSIDSVLKYYNEEIILVDTAGLRKKTKVKENIEFFASVRTYRALWDSDVAVLLIDAEVGMENQDQKIIQEAVRRRKGLIIAINKWDLIEKETNTAKQFEIAVKEKVGSADYIPIITISALTKQRIYKLIDLAKKINEERKKKIPTSHLNDVLLPLIAATPPPASPTGREVKIKYITQVGEHYPIFLFFANEHKFIPEHYRRFLERMIRQNFGFEGVPMTISFKEK
- a CDS encoding FAD-dependent oxidoreductase, which translates into the protein MLVPKNIMIIGGNAAGPAAAAKAKRIAPVANVVMFEAGDFISTGTCELPYLLSGDIRDYKKIVFFNPESFEKEKGVKVLTNHLVEKIDRSSKRILVRNLISNHSFEQNYDKLVLATGSKPKLIPQIPLDAENVFYLKSVKDYLRIRNYLDNNPVSRILIVGAGYIGLESAEAFKRLSYQVTILEKESLPMPGVDEEVRHLILDIIIKNGTEFFGRVNELKFGLNGNRITSLTYDGYTREFDLIILSPGVEPNNSLAIASKLNTGKFGGLRVDQKLKTSDPNIFAAGDNVEVVNRITGQFDYFPIATLAQQFGHVAGENAAGGNTLIYPVVKNIAVKIFDKILVQVGLNEREVAVLKKSTISVKAVAPNLIKVMPGSENIFGKLIIDRSTRRIYGGVFLGGREVSGYGDLIAAFINNQIKVDELVKINYNYSPPVSPFINLLSILGRKAEKELL